The bacterium genome includes a window with the following:
- a CDS encoding AAA family ATPase, with product MPAKEALMNAIAAGIAVTLPLTAYPVGLGLATLSQGPVGDGPWHGLRVEYPKPSRGVERVFEDRSSSSAGIAPERRDFIFEGKGDEKFRPVRREDIKGIDPILRKLESILHYLKNFQRLRGTPFRIPRGIIFHGKPGAGKSMTACFVASATGARFVNVRDFPGVKGFFRKDDVKELFALAQQYVEQRGRPIVLFWDEFDTIAVNRNTAGLSDEKKEAVTELTSRIQGTTELPPGVLVIGATNNFGVVDPALQRKGRLGLHLEFQSPNFEGKRALLRDFVGKLPHADDIDDEGLAGLLKGDAVAPDIADIVAEAYRLCQIENEITGAPVLLTNENLSRAFIEYLLGQRDDFSRDAVREFRDAVHEIGHALVATLLGLDVHLTTIIPTPGASGKTFRNHHKPFASMEMLMASVASDFGGQEAERIFGFPPDLGSTDDRRQAAHSLSRYVHEFGLGLTAPGLSYSGIAGFRIQAGMDSPAISDRTLREQEEDILKIYVEQRRRAAGILGDFGRDRIEWMARRLVERKAILKAELKALIAEAERRLPRQLRLPQVE from the coding sequence ATGCCGGCGAAGGAAGCCCTCATGAACGCCATTGCGGCCGGCATCGCGGTTACGCTGCCATTGACCGCTTATCCCGTCGGCCTCGGCTTGGCGACCCTTTCCCAGGGTCCCGTCGGAGACGGCCCCTGGCATGGCCTGCGGGTGGAATACCCAAAACCCTCCCGAGGGGTCGAACGGGTCTTCGAAGACCGATCCTCTTCTTCTGCCGGGATTGCGCCGGAGCGCCGGGACTTCATTTTCGAGGGCAAGGGCGACGAGAAGTTCAGACCCGTCCGCAGGGAAGATATCAAGGGGATCGACCCGATCCTCCGCAAGCTCGAATCCATCCTTCACTATCTCAAGAATTTTCAAAGGCTCCGCGGGACCCCATTCCGTATCCCCCGCGGGATCATTTTTCACGGCAAGCCGGGCGCCGGGAAATCGATGACCGCCTGCTTTGTCGCCTCCGCCACCGGCGCCCGTTTCGTGAACGTCCGCGATTTCCCGGGCGTGAAGGGTTTTTTCCGCAAGGACGACGTGAAGGAGCTTTTCGCCCTGGCCCAGCAATACGTGGAACAGAGGGGCCGGCCCATCGTCCTTTTTTGGGACGAGTTCGATACGATCGCCGTCAACCGCAATACCGCCGGTCTTTCCGATGAGAAGAAGGAGGCCGTGACCGAGCTGACCTCGCGCATCCAGGGCACGACCGAACTGCCGCCGGGCGTCCTCGTGATCGGCGCCACGAACAACTTCGGCGTCGTTGACCCCGCGCTTCAACGGAAGGGGCGCCTGGGGCTCCACCTGGAATTCCAGTCCCCGAATTTCGAGGGGAAAAGGGCGCTTCTCCGGGACTTCGTCGGAAAACTGCCGCACGCGGACGACATCGACGACGAGGGCCTGGCGGGGCTTCTGAAAGGGGACGCCGTCGCCCCGGACATCGCGGACATCGTCGCCGAGGCCTATCGCCTCTGCCAGATTGAGAATGAGATCACGGGAGCCCCCGTTCTCCTGACCAATGAGAACCTCAGCCGGGCCTTCATCGAATATCTTCTGGGCCAGAGGGATGACTTCTCCCGCGACGCCGTCCGGGAGTTCCGGGACGCCGTGCACGAAATCGGCCACGCCCTCGTGGCGACCCTTCTGGGCTTGGATGTCCACTTGACGACGATCATCCCCACGCCCGGCGCCAGCGGAAAGACCTTTCGGAATCACCACAAGCCGTTCGCCTCCATGGAGATGCTCATGGCCTCCGTCGCCAGCGATTTCGGAGGGCAGGAGGCCGAGAGGATTTTCGGTTTTCCGCCGGACCTCGGATCCACGGACGATCGCCGCCAGGCGGCGCACAGCTTGAGCCGGTACGTGCATGAATTCGGCCTGGGTTTGACGGCCCCGGGGTTATCCTACTCGGGGATCGCCGGATTCCGGATCCAGGCGGGGATGGACAGTCCGGCCATCAGCGACCGGACGCTCCGCGAGCAGGAAGAGGACATTCTGAAGATCTACGTGGAACAGAGGCGGCGCGCCGCCGGCATTTTAGGCGACTTCGGGCGCGACCGGATCGAATGGATGGCCCGGAGACTGGTCGAGAGAAAAGCGATCCTCAAGGCGGAGCTTAAGGCCCTGATCGCGGAGGCGGAGCGCCGGCTTCCGAGGCAGCTTCGTCTGCCTCAGGTCGAATGA